A DNA window from Flammeovirga agarivorans contains the following coding sequences:
- the ispG gene encoding (E)-4-hydroxy-3-methylbut-2-enyl-diphosphate synthase, translating into MHTNWYCDDINSYQRRETVEVTIGGIPMGGSNPIRVQSMTTVDTMDTEGSIEEVIRMVDSGCEYVRITAPSIKEAENLKNIKEGLKARGYDVPLVADIHFTPNAAEVAAKIVEKVRINPGNYADKKKFDFIEYDDETYQAELERIRERFIPLVEICKEHGTAMRIGTNHGSLSDRILSRYGDTPLGMVESALEFLRICNDLDYHNIVLSMKASNTQVMVQAYRLLVQKMQEEGLKPYPLHLGVTEAGDGEDGRVKSAVGIGTLLEDGLGDTVRVSLTEAPEAEAPVAAALINRYDDRAATADRINTTIDASPKNPFQYERRKTIEVDTFGDHNVPRVIADFSEVENIQMSDLKSIGHHYLPATDKWGMSDHGADFIYTGKAPLPFMSPSGMKNIVDADIWQSNMDTYPLFSVENYFSSAIKHNSLNFVRGNINDINEQVIEDLSKDTTVVLWIFSENSHTMPELRAILFKLYAANVGCPVVIERDYKNVTPDELQLYSSTDIGGVLIDGLGDGVFLKPLPSNNKEELLDQLTTSNRLAFGILQAARTRMTKTEYISCPSCGRTLFDLQETTAMIRKRTDHLKGLKIGIMGCIVNGPGEMADADYGYVGSGKGKITLYRGQDVVKRGVPSESAVDELIKIIDGDGNWFEPETSEIEA; encoded by the coding sequence ATGCACACAAATTGGTATTGTGACGATATTAACTCTTACCAGAGAAGGGAAACTGTTGAAGTAACAATTGGAGGTATTCCAATGGGTGGTTCAAACCCGATTAGAGTACAGTCTATGACAACAGTGGACACGATGGACACAGAAGGATCTATCGAAGAAGTAATAAGAATGGTAGATTCTGGTTGTGAATACGTTAGAATTACTGCTCCTAGTATTAAAGAGGCTGAGAACCTTAAAAATATAAAAGAAGGATTAAAGGCAAGAGGGTACGATGTCCCATTAGTTGCCGATATTCACTTCACTCCCAATGCTGCAGAAGTTGCAGCAAAGATCGTTGAAAAAGTACGTATCAACCCGGGTAACTATGCTGATAAAAAGAAATTTGATTTCATTGAATATGATGATGAAACATATCAAGCAGAGTTAGAAAGAATTAGAGAACGTTTTATTCCACTTGTGGAAATCTGTAAGGAACATGGGACTGCTATGCGTATCGGTACTAACCATGGTTCTTTATCTGATCGTATCCTAAGTAGATATGGAGACACTCCACTAGGCATGGTAGAATCAGCTCTTGAGTTCTTAAGGATTTGTAATGACTTAGACTATCACAATATTGTTCTTTCAATGAAAGCAAGTAATACGCAAGTGATGGTTCAGGCCTATCGCCTACTTGTACAGAAAATGCAAGAAGAAGGGCTCAAACCCTATCCTCTTCATTTAGGTGTAACTGAGGCAGGTGATGGTGAAGACGGTAGAGTTAAATCTGCTGTTGGTATTGGTACTTTGCTTGAAGATGGGCTTGGCGACACGGTTCGTGTTTCTTTAACAGAAGCTCCAGAAGCGGAAGCTCCAGTTGCAGCAGCCCTTATCAACAGATATGATGATAGAGCAGCTACTGCAGATCGAATTAATACAACAATTGATGCTTCTCCCAAAAACCCTTTCCAATACGAAAGACGTAAAACTATCGAGGTAGATACTTTTGGTGATCATAACGTTCCAAGAGTAATTGCTGACTTTAGTGAAGTGGAAAACATACAAATGTCAGATCTTAAAAGTATCGGGCATCATTATCTTCCTGCAACTGACAAATGGGGAATGTCAGACCATGGTGCTGATTTTATTTATACAGGTAAAGCACCTCTCCCATTTATGTCACCTAGCGGGATGAAAAATATTGTAGATGCTGATATTTGGCAATCTAATATGGATACCTATCCACTATTCTCTGTTGAGAACTATTTTTCTTCTGCTATCAAGCACAATAGTTTAAACTTTGTCAGAGGAAATATCAATGATATTAATGAGCAAGTTATTGAGGATTTATCAAAAGATACAACTGTAGTCTTATGGATTTTCTCTGAGAACTCTCATACAATGCCTGAGTTAAGGGCTATCTTATTTAAATTATATGCTGCTAATGTTGGTTGCCCTGTTGTCATTGAAAGAGATTATAAGAATGTCACTCCAGATGAACTACAATTATATAGCTCAACGGATATTGGTGGTGTCTTAATAGATGGTTTAGGTGATGGCGTTTTCTTAAAACCGCTTCCTTCAAACAATAAAGAAGAATTACTTGATCAATTAACTACAAGTAATCGCCTTGCGTTTGGTATCCTTCAAGCAGCAAGAACAAGAATGACAAAAACCGAATACATCTCTTGTCCTTCTTGTGGACGTACTTTATTCGATCTTCAAGAGACAACAGCGATGATTAGAAAAAGAACGGATCATCTAAAAGGTTTGAAAATTGGTATTATGGGATGCATTGTCAATGGCCCTGGAGAGATGGCAGATGCTGATTATGGATATGTTGGTTCTGGTAAAGGAAAGATTACCTTATATAGAGGCCAAGATGTAGTAAAAAGAGGCGTCCCTTCTGAAAGTGCTGTAGATGAACTGATAAAAATTATTGATGGAGATGGCAATTGGTTTGAACCAGAAACCAGCGAAATCGAAGCATAA
- a CDS encoding glycerol-3-phosphate dehydrogenase/oxidase gives MINREEILKNINETDNYDVIIIGGGATGLGAALDSTLRGYKTLLLEQHDFAKGTSSRSTKLAHGGVRYLKQGDVGMVREALRERGLMKENAPHLVHDQKFIVPVYDWWDAPLYTTGLKVYDVMAGDLGIGPSEMISKEKTLSLIPNLNEEGLIGGVLYYDGQFDDARLAITLMKTIHDYKGDVLNYAKVVSLKKDENGKVCGVTFNDQETEDTYQVKASNVINCTGVFVDEILALDEKEHKPVVKPSQGVHIILDKEFLQGQSSIMVPRTEDGRVLFAVPWYNKIVVGTTDTPLDEVSEEPRALEEEIEFILKTAAKYLNEEPKRSDVKSVFAGLRPLVKTEDEETKKISRSHKVIASKSKMITVVGGKWTTYRQMAEDTINLMERMNNDVGVHCITKDVLLHGYKKGVDRLDFRSVYGNDISKIDKLIDEIPDLQHKIHKNLPYRFADIVWGVTHEMGRTLEDVLARRTRSLLLDAKASIEAAPEVAKLMAKYLEKDDEWVNDQVKDYTELANGYLC, from the coding sequence ATGATAAACCGAGAGGAAATTCTCAAAAACATAAATGAGACTGACAACTACGACGTAATTATAATTGGAGGTGGAGCAACAGGTTTAGGTGCTGCCCTCGATAGTACTTTAAGAGGATACAAAACCTTATTATTAGAACAACATGACTTTGCTAAAGGGACATCAAGTAGAAGCACCAAACTTGCACATGGCGGTGTTCGGTATTTAAAGCAAGGAGATGTGGGTATGGTAAGAGAAGCGTTGAGAGAACGAGGTCTAATGAAAGAAAATGCTCCACATCTAGTTCATGATCAAAAATTTATTGTTCCAGTTTACGATTGGTGGGACGCACCTTTATATACAACAGGTCTAAAGGTATATGATGTCATGGCAGGCGACTTAGGTATTGGCCCGTCAGAAATGATATCAAAAGAAAAGACCTTATCATTAATCCCTAACTTAAATGAAGAAGGTTTAATTGGCGGTGTACTTTATTATGATGGGCAGTTTGATGATGCTAGACTAGCGATCACTTTAATGAAAACAATCCATGATTATAAAGGTGACGTTTTGAATTATGCCAAAGTAGTATCATTAAAAAAAGATGAGAATGGTAAAGTTTGTGGTGTAACATTTAATGACCAAGAAACAGAAGATACTTATCAAGTTAAGGCTAGCAATGTGATAAATTGTACAGGTGTCTTTGTTGATGAAATTTTAGCATTAGATGAAAAAGAACACAAGCCAGTTGTAAAACCAAGTCAAGGGGTTCATATAATTTTAGATAAAGAGTTTTTACAAGGACAATCTTCTATTATGGTACCAAGGACAGAAGACGGGAGGGTATTATTTGCAGTGCCATGGTATAATAAAATTGTTGTTGGAACTACAGATACACCATTAGATGAGGTGTCAGAAGAACCAAGAGCGTTAGAAGAGGAAATTGAATTTATACTCAAAACAGCAGCAAAATATTTAAACGAAGAACCAAAAAGATCTGATGTGAAAAGTGTTTTTGCAGGATTACGACCATTAGTGAAAACTGAAGATGAGGAGACCAAGAAAATCTCTCGTTCACATAAAGTAATTGCCAGTAAGTCCAAGATGATAACAGTCGTTGGAGGTAAATGGACAACTTATCGACAAATGGCAGAAGATACAATCAATTTAATGGAGAGAATGAACAATGATGTGGGGGTGCATTGTATTACCAAAGACGTTTTACTTCATGGATATAAAAAAGGAGTTGATCGGTTAGATTTTAGAAGTGTTTATGGTAATGATATCTCTAAAATAGATAAGTTGATTGATGAAATTCCTGATTTACAACATAAAATCCATAAGAATTTGCCTTATAGATTTGCTGATATTGTTTGGGGTGTGACCCATGAAATGGGAAGGACTTTAGAAGATGTCTTAGCAAGACGAACAAGGTCGTTACTTTTGGATGCTAAGGCAAGTATTGAGGCAGCACCTGAAGTGGCAAAACTTATGGCTAAATATTTAGAAAAAGATGACGAGTGGGTCAACGATCAAGTGAAAGATTATACTGAGTTGGCCAATGGTTACCTTTGTTAA
- a CDS encoding GAF domain-containing protein produces MSIQQDVEKFNPSRERVEGYYSESYKLIDRSMQYTLLGMFALAIGLSFETGKWIIALGLASACSIAYFILLYNSTNSTSPRYILAFTFFLFQVQYLIVAPNFPYAQFAFFGALTLLTMYQSWTVLTIYFMLTFLMYVSLSLLGTDMWLTRLLEESIENRSYEGLVSVPLITFFYFGICLFIAARLKDQSYRNARYAIFLEDQMHIEENTKLAQDIANDKLYEKYDINENDILGNLLISMRDQVREQKESVEKQGWIASGLSSISELLLSVKDIKKLSTKTLREITEYLHAGLGAFYLYDPETEQLEISACYSEHRRKKVGDKYNVGEGQVGEVFLKNTPTLITNIPEDYTPINSGLGESLPKNIFIVPLSVNKDVVGVIEVASLREFSEQERALLTEIAPSIALTIRTINSQNRTNELLEDSQKTNDILKNKEETLKENMLLLQDTKRQMEIKQKQLEEQEEESLLFFERAMDAMIAFDEEGNILRLNPAASHIFQIGIVAEGQKIQDVLGKSFERAVNNRRTMKLKRANGDVFTALIFITEITTNEQLRRIAYIQDISEQDKKEKELRVLLDRAQVKNEQLLEQEKTMKESLLMNINTKDRLNKAHQRISELELEIGKLHQDLRNKK; encoded by the coding sequence ATGTCGATTCAACAGGATGTCGAAAAATTCAACCCATCAAGAGAACGCGTAGAAGGGTATTATTCTGAAAGTTACAAACTGATAGACAGAAGTATGCAATATACCCTATTAGGTATGTTTGCACTTGCTATTGGTCTTTCTTTTGAAACAGGAAAATGGATTATCGCATTAGGGTTAGCTTCTGCTTGTTCTATTGCCTACTTCATTTTACTCTACAATAGTACAAATAGCACCTCTCCGCGTTATATTCTTGCGTTTACATTTTTCTTATTTCAAGTTCAGTATTTGATCGTTGCCCCCAACTTTCCCTATGCACAATTCGCTTTTTTTGGAGCATTGACATTACTGACTATGTATCAGTCCTGGACAGTTCTCACCATATATTTCATGTTGACCTTCTTAATGTATGTTTCCTTATCCCTTTTGGGGACAGACATGTGGTTAACGAGACTTTTAGAGGAGAGTATAGAAAATAGATCTTACGAAGGGTTGGTCTCAGTACCTTTAATCACTTTCTTCTATTTTGGTATTTGCTTGTTTATTGCAGCTAGGCTTAAAGATCAATCCTACAGAAATGCTCGATATGCTATTTTCTTAGAAGATCAAATGCATATTGAAGAAAATACAAAGCTTGCACAAGATATTGCTAATGATAAGTTATATGAAAAATACGATATCAATGAAAACGACATTCTTGGTAACTTATTAATTAGTATGAGAGATCAGGTCCGTGAACAGAAAGAAAGTGTTGAAAAACAAGGTTGGATTGCCTCTGGTCTAAGTTCTATTAGTGAGCTTTTACTTTCTGTAAAGGATATCAAAAAGTTAAGTACGAAAACATTAAGAGAGATCACTGAATACCTTCATGCGGGACTAGGAGCTTTCTATTTGTACGATCCCGAAACTGAGCAATTGGAAATTAGCGCCTGCTACAGCGAACACCGTAGAAAAAAGGTAGGTGATAAATATAATGTAGGTGAAGGTCAAGTTGGTGAAGTATTTCTAAAGAACACCCCTACTTTGATTACAAATATTCCTGAGGACTATACGCCGATCAACTCTGGTCTTGGCGAATCTCTACCAAAAAATATCTTTATCGTACCGCTTTCTGTAAATAAGGACGTGGTCGGTGTCATTGAAGTAGCTTCATTGCGTGAATTCTCCGAGCAAGAAAGAGCATTACTTACGGAAATCGCACCTTCTATTGCATTAACGATAAGAACTATTAACTCTCAAAATAGAACTAATGAGTTACTAGAAGATTCTCAAAAGACCAACGACATCCTAAAAAATAAGGAAGAGACCTTAAAGGAAAATATGTTGCTACTCCAAGATACTAAACGTCAGATGGAGATTAAGCAAAAGCAGTTAGAGGAACAAGAAGAAGAAAGTTTACTATTCTTTGAAAGAGCAATGGATGCTATGATTGCTTTTGACGAGGAAGGCAATATACTTAGATTAAACCCTGCAGCTTCTCATATTTTCCAAATTGGTATCGTTGCTGAAGGACAGAAAATCCAAGATGTTTTAGGTAAAAGTTTTGAAAGAGCAGTGAATAATCGTAGAACGATGAAACTCAAAAGAGCAAATGGAGACGTATTCACTGCACTAATCTTTATTACTGAGATTACTACAAACGAACAACTAAGACGCATTGCCTATATTCAGGACATTTCTGAACAAGACAAAAAAGAGAAAGAACTAAGGGTTCTCCTTGATCGAGCTCAAGTAAAGAACGAACAGCTTCTTGAACAAGAGAAAACGATGAAGGAAAGTCTACTAATGAACATAAATACCAAAGATAGGTTGAATAAAGCTCATCAAAGAATTAGTGAGCTTGAACTGGAAATTGGTAAATTGCACCAAGATTTACGAAACAAGAAATAA
- a CDS encoding DUF4249 family protein yields MKKLANIYLLFSIFIFFSCEDVIDVDLETGRAQIVVDGWVNNKFEEQRIRLISTVGYFDNNTPPAVENAVVKLHDLVNNKVMDFTYDENGYYTWTPSSIDDTLIVRERPGDFDRDSDGNYNNYYKLEVSVNFDDKDLAFEAFTSLERVPVIDSLVFMTDKGQKVEDDEIYGELWAKDFAGPADCYWIKTWKNGSFLNKSSEMQLAFDITPGRSDYGNILTEPTVFIPPVRLGINPVLSDEEADAGEKFYEVGDTVYCEIHSMTEDAFDFMSRSKSSMANGGLFATPLANVPSNIKASNEATEGMVVGVFCGSAITSLGYRINSKPPYDDR; encoded by the coding sequence ATGAAAAAGTTAGCAAACATATATCTCCTATTTTCAATTTTTATCTTTTTCTCCTGTGAAGATGTTATTGATGTAGATCTTGAAACAGGTAGAGCACAAATTGTAGTTGATGGCTGGGTTAATAATAAATTTGAAGAACAGCGTATCCGTTTAATTTCAACAGTAGGCTATTTTGATAATAACACTCCTCCCGCTGTCGAAAATGCAGTTGTCAAATTACACGACCTTGTAAATAATAAAGTCATGGATTTCACTTATGATGAAAACGGATATTATACTTGGACACCATCATCTATTGATGATACATTAATTGTAAGGGAACGTCCTGGAGATTTTGACCGAGACAGTGATGGCAATTACAATAATTACTACAAATTAGAAGTATCTGTAAATTTTGACGATAAAGATTTAGCTTTCGAAGCTTTTACATCTCTTGAAAGAGTACCAGTTATCGATTCATTAGTATTTATGACCGATAAAGGTCAAAAGGTAGAAGATGATGAGATTTATGGTGAATTATGGGCTAAAGATTTTGCAGGACCTGCTGACTGCTATTGGATCAAGACTTGGAAAAATGGTTCTTTCTTAAATAAATCTTCGGAGATGCAACTAGCCTTTGATATTACTCCTGGTAGAAGTGATTACGGTAATATTCTTACGGAACCCACCGTTTTTATTCCACCTGTAAGATTAGGAATCAATCCAGTGTTATCTGATGAAGAAGCAGATGCTGGGGAAAAGTTTTATGAAGTGGGTGATACCGTTTATTGTGAAATACATTCTATGACTGAAGATGCGTTTGATTTTATGAGTAGATCAAAGTCATCTATGGCAAATGGAGGGCTTTTTGCTACTCCTTTAGCAAATGTACCTTCAAATATTAAAGCTTCTAACGAAGCAACTGAGGGTATGGTAGTTGGAGTTTTCTGTGGTTCCGCAATAACTTCGCTTGGCTATCGTATTAATAGTAAGCCTCCTTATGATGATCGTTAA
- a CDS encoding helix-turn-helix domain-containing protein: MEEYNKIIESLNIKFIRSNSLNVIRSVKVSNFYDVQNTVIQVKSGVIQITEDEIAKKGDLVFIPGGKSVEITFGDSDTTEVTNESFINDRDSYLRKITDDVSIHTIQTSFTSVTFDAKAFDSVNFFNSLDIPPFIIPEQVEVNEAIDKIYQESLGEKPGKDRIATNLTEYAVIEVFRHVLEQKLFVEQIATNSNYFKDPRLIDIFNFIKDNLSSDLSNKILANVANVSEDYVGQYFKMLTGINPQDYIEYQRMEKAVELLRTSRKSIRAIGSEVGYKDTAYFCRRFKMMFGIPAGKMRRRDSLMNV, from the coding sequence ATTGAAGAGTACAACAAAATTATTGAATCATTAAACATCAAGTTTATCAGATCCAACAGTCTGAATGTAATACGTTCTGTAAAAGTTTCTAACTTCTACGACGTACAAAACACTGTCATCCAGGTGAAATCAGGCGTTATCCAAATCACCGAAGATGAAATAGCAAAGAAAGGTGACCTAGTTTTTATTCCAGGTGGTAAATCTGTCGAAATCACTTTTGGTGATTCTGATACTACTGAAGTTACTAACGAAAGTTTTATTAACGATAGAGACTCATACTTAAGAAAAATCACTGACGATGTATCTATCCATACCATACAAACTAGTTTCACTTCTGTAACTTTTGACGCCAAGGCTTTTGATTCAGTAAACTTTTTTAATTCTCTTGACATCCCCCCTTTTATTATTCCGGAGCAAGTAGAAGTTAATGAGGCTATTGATAAAATTTATCAAGAATCTTTAGGCGAAAAGCCAGGCAAAGACCGTATTGCTACGAACTTAACTGAGTATGCTGTCATTGAAGTGTTTAGACATGTATTAGAGCAGAAACTATTTGTTGAGCAAATTGCTACAAATAGCAACTACTTTAAAGATCCTCGTCTAATCGATATCTTCAATTTTATCAAAGACAATTTATCTAGCGATTTGTCTAACAAAATTTTAGCAAATGTTGCCAATGTATCTGAAGACTATGTTGGGCAATACTTTAAGATGTTGACAGGTATTAACCCACAAGATTACATTGAATACCAAAGAATGGAGAAAGCTGTTGAGCTTCTTCGTACTTCTAGAAAGAGTATTCGAGCAATTGGTTCAGAGGTTGGGTACAAAGATACAGCTTACTTCTGTAGAAGATTTAAAATGATGTTTGGTATTCCAGCAGGTAAAATGCGTAGAAGAGATTCATTAATGAATGTCTAG
- a CDS encoding TonB-dependent receptor yields MRTIKLTIALLFLLISQVIIAQEKQFTISGYVKDNSSGETLIGASVYSAEAKAGVITNPYGFYSLTLPEGTHNISFKFVGFQTFNKEISLTANQKLNINLVSADVELAEVVVTGEREDANVADVQMSTQKMEIETILKIPALLGEVDVIKSIQLLPGVSTVGEGATGFNVRGGGVGQNLVLLDEAPVFNSSHLFGFFSVFNPDAVKDVKLIKGGIPAQYGGRLSSILDVRMKEGNSKQLKVQGGIGAIFSRLTVEAPIIKDKMSFLIGGRRSYIDILAAPFLNDDLSGSKFNFWDLTAKINYDINENNKIFVSGYWGRDTFGSSNIFESNWGNVTGTLRWNHLFTEKLFMNVTGYISDYDYHLGVNDTQDSFEWDSRVKTYSVKPELTWYLGTKNTITFGGQSIVYDFSPGTTTAKSGGQELPPFSLAKQYGWENALYIGNDQKLSKKVSLQYGLRFSTFSYMGPATTYEYAPAPPNTRKEPILESEKTYEAWEPIETYYNLEPRFAVKYQFNEKSSLKASYNRMAQYIHLISNTSAASPLDVWSPSTNNIRPQIGDQYALGYFRNFKENTFEFSGEVYYKPLQNLIDYIDGADILLNEYLEGDLLPSEGRAYGLELYMKKNKGKLTGWVSYTFARSEQKTDGINLGEYYPARFDQAHNLTVSSFYDINERWSLSANFNFVTGTPTTFPTNQIVVQDYGVPHNVDGVRNNQRIGYYHRLDISATLNGKKKPDKRWEHYWVFGFYNTYARRNPYSVYFQPSAQRPPEGQPAPNQAIRLSVIGTIIPSVSYNFKW; encoded by the coding sequence ATGCGAACTATCAAGCTAACCATTGCCTTGCTATTCTTGCTGATAAGTCAGGTAATTATTGCTCAAGAAAAGCAGTTTACAATTAGTGGATATGTAAAAGATAACTCCTCTGGAGAAACTCTAATTGGGGCGTCTGTTTATTCTGCTGAAGCTAAAGCTGGAGTAATTACTAATCCTTACGGTTTTTACTCACTTACTCTGCCTGAAGGCACTCATAATATTTCTTTCAAATTTGTCGGTTTTCAGACTTTCAATAAAGAAATTAGTCTCACTGCCAACCAAAAGTTAAATATTAACTTAGTAAGTGCCGACGTTGAACTGGCTGAAGTAGTAGTTACAGGTGAAAGAGAGGATGCTAACGTTGCAGATGTACAAATGAGTACTCAAAAAATGGAAATAGAAACCATTTTAAAAATACCAGCATTATTAGGCGAAGTAGATGTCATCAAGTCCATTCAACTTTTACCTGGAGTAAGTACTGTTGGCGAAGGTGCTACTGGCTTTAATGTTCGTGGTGGTGGCGTTGGTCAGAACTTAGTCCTTTTGGATGAAGCCCCTGTTTTCAATTCCTCTCACCTCTTCGGATTCTTTTCTGTATTTAATCCAGATGCAGTTAAGGATGTGAAATTAATTAAAGGAGGTATTCCCGCTCAATACGGTGGCCGTCTCTCGTCTATTCTTGATGTAAGAATGAAAGAAGGTAATAGTAAGCAATTGAAAGTTCAAGGTGGTATTGGGGCAATTTTCAGTCGATTAACTGTTGAAGCACCGATTATTAAGGACAAAATGTCTTTCCTGATTGGTGGTAGACGTTCTTACATTGATATTCTTGCTGCTCCTTTCTTAAATGATGACTTAAGTGGCTCAAAGTTTAATTTTTGGGATCTTACCGCTAAAATCAACTATGATATTAATGAGAACAACAAAATATTCGTTTCAGGATATTGGGGACGAGATACCTTTGGATCATCAAATATCTTTGAGTCCAATTGGGGTAATGTTACCGGAACTCTTCGTTGGAATCACCTATTCACTGAAAAGTTATTTATGAATGTTACAGGATATATTTCTGATTACGACTATCACTTAGGTGTAAATGATACTCAAGATTCATTCGAATGGGATTCTAGAGTAAAAACTTACTCAGTAAAACCTGAATTGACTTGGTACTTAGGAACAAAAAATACAATCACATTCGGTGGACAATCTATTGTCTATGACTTTTCACCTGGTACAACAACTGCTAAAAGTGGTGGACAAGAACTTCCTCCATTCTCATTGGCAAAACAATACGGCTGGGAAAATGCCTTATACATCGGTAATGATCAAAAATTATCAAAAAAGGTATCCTTACAATATGGATTAAGATTTTCTACTTTCTCGTATATGGGACCTGCCACTACATATGAATATGCCCCTGCTCCTCCAAACACTAGAAAAGAACCAATTCTTGAGTCTGAAAAAACGTATGAAGCTTGGGAGCCTATTGAAACCTACTATAATTTAGAACCTAGATTTGCTGTTAAATATCAATTCAATGAGAAAAGTTCATTAAAAGCCAGCTACAACAGAATGGCTCAATATATTCACTTAATTTCTAATACCAGTGCAGCATCACCTTTAGATGTATGGTCGCCTAGTACGAATAACATCCGACCTCAAATTGGAGATCAATACGCATTAGGATATTTCAGAAACTTTAAAGAAAATACTTTTGAGTTCTCTGGAGAAGTTTATTACAAACCTCTTCAAAACCTAATTGATTATATTGATGGTGCTGACATTCTTTTAAATGAATATCTAGAAGGCGATTTATTACCATCAGAAGGCCGAGCTTACGGTTTAGAATTATACATGAAAAAGAATAAAGGTAAGCTTACAGGATGGGTGAGTTATACTTTTGCCAGATCAGAACAAAAAACTGATGGTATTAATTTAGGTGAATACTATCCTGCTCGTTTCGATCAAGCGCATAACTTAACAGTAAGTAGTTTTTATGATATCAATGAACGCTGGAGTTTATCTGCCAATTTCAATTTTGTAACAGGAACTCCAACTACCTTCCCTACCAATCAAATTGTGGTACAAGATTATGGTGTCCCTCATAATGTTGATGGAGTTAGAAACAATCAACGTATTGGGTACTACCACCGATTGGATATCTCCGCTACACTTAATGGTAAAAAGAAACCAGATAAAAGATGGGAACATTATTGGGTTTTTGGCTTCTACAATACGTATGCAAGACGAAATCCATATTCTGTCTACTTCCAACCTTCAGCACAAAGACCACCTGAAGGGCAACCAGCCCCTAATCAAGCCATTCGCCTTTCTGTGATTGGTACTATTATCCCATCGGTTTCATACAATTTTAAATGGTAA
- a CDS encoding flavin reductase family protein: protein MIDSALFKAAMRRITSTVTIVTSEGISGKEGLTATAVTSLSDTPPSLLVCVNKQSKAHDVILRNKTFSIHLLNEHQEAVSNTFAGYTDRQGDDKFSIVEWADQGQYKSMEGALATIHCKLIEAHNGFTHNILIGEITEITLSDENDKPLLYGNGKYTSIK from the coding sequence ATGATTGATTCCGCATTATTTAAAGCGGCAATGAGACGCATCACTTCAACTGTAACAATTGTTACTTCCGAAGGAATTTCAGGAAAAGAAGGACTAACAGCAACAGCCGTAACTTCCCTATCAGACACTCCTCCTAGTCTTCTAGTATGTGTCAACAAACAGAGTAAAGCTCATGATGTGATTTTACGAAATAAAACCTTTTCGATTCACCTTTTGAATGAGCACCAAGAAGCTGTTTCAAATACATTTGCCGGTTATACTGATAGACAAGGTGACGATAAGTTTTCCATTGTTGAATGGGCTGATCAAGGACAGTATAAATCAATGGAAGGTGCTTTAGCAACTATCCACTGTAAATTGATAGAAGCTCATAATGGTTTTACACATAACATTTTAATTGGGGAGATTACAGAGATTACTCTTTCTGATGAAAATGACAAACCTTTACTGTACGGAAACGGTAAATACACTAGCATCAAATAA